The DNA sequence AGATTTCATTTTTTGGAGTTATGAAGGTTGATGAAATGCTTTTTTCTTTGCCTTTGTAGAATACTTGAAAAATATTCATTGTattcattattttttgttatgtttttttctatttaattttactAGTTTTCTAAGGTCTTGTTCAAGAGCTAAActcaaatttaacacataaactcagaaattatgttaaatttgagtaaattaagaataaatttgagaaaatgaaatacggagaagaaaaagatgaaaaagaagaagaagaagcagtggaAGATGAGGGAAAAGAGGtgaaagaattttgaattgtGCAGGTCAACGAATCCAAATGCAAtttaattcactcagaaatgaaccgaaactATATAATGATTGCGACACAATTAATTCAGAAATGAACTAAAATTACATAATAgattgcgacacaattaactcacaaataaactgaaattacataacaattacaacacaattaactcaaaaatgaaccgaaatttacCATAATGATTACAACACATAAAATCAGTTTGAAAACAAGCACACAAATAAGactgaatcatgaacaaaaacacatccaaaatcaattGTGGATCAGACAATATCATAaatatgtttcttcttcttttttgtttgatatttttttctttttttcttggttttattcctctcaagagagtaaataaaaaaatttgagaaaataaaataagaaggtgaaaatgaagaagaaaaagatgaaaaagaagaaaaagaagcagtagaagcagtagaagatgaggagaaggaggagaaagagttttgaattgtgcaggacAATGAGTTCAAATGTATAGattcactcagaaatgaaccgaaattacataatgattgcgacacaattaactcagaaataaaCTGAAATTACATAACAATTACGATACAAACAAGATTGAATCATGAACGAAAATGCatcaaaaatcaattttggatcagaTAACATCATCAACATggaaaaaattcaacaataacaataacaataatgatgATGACGATAACGATAACGACGATAACTATAAGAAGAAGATAATGATAACGATAACGATAACGACGATAACTATAAGAAGAAGATAATGATAACGATAACGATGGTGATTATGATaatgttgatggaggaggaggagaagaaaaaggaaggagaaaaagaaattcaaaggaaaaaagaaagaggatATGATGAGGTGGTGGTAGTGTTGGTGATGACaataacgaaaaagaagaaaaagcgaCGGCATGCGCACGTAAATTTGAAATACTTGGTTGGACTTAGTTAGGATTATAATTTGGATATAGAattttattgttaaaattataacattaaaatagacaaaaaaataattaatttaaatagtttaaatttatcttatttaatatttatttattatataatatattaaacaaaattaaaaataataaattttaaaatctttcaactaatatttttaattattaaatatttttgtaattaaaaatattatccaCTTCCCATTAATAAGCAAGCTAGTTAAAAGCCACTATTGAGTGGCATCATTATCATTAATGAAGACTTGTCATCGTTTTAATTTGACGGCTGAATCAAACCATTAAAGAGAATAAATGCACTATGTCTTTCTccttttttatatatgtaattacaccgccaaaaagataagattgaccTCTTGCCTCATCACTCATGCTTCCCATCGGCACTCAAAGTTTCAAAAAAAGCTTCATTAACTCAAAATACTCTTCGGATGCTACACATACccaaattgtttttcactttctattAAACATAATTAAATTAATGCATGAAGAATGTTAGGGGTAATAAATTTTGTGatgtataattattaattatttattattgatgtttttaatattgtgagattttatctaatagtgtgagattactcACTTTTTTTTACTGGTTAAGTGCTGCCAGATTTTATGGAATTGTTTGGTAATCAaagaaaattagtaaaaaatagcCATAATTtgccttatttagtatttattaattgttacaacaattaatgaatattaaataaggcaagttctggTTGTATTTTTTATCTCTCTAACATTACCCAAAGTTTAATAAAACTACTGCGTCTTAAACTTTCTCTTAATACATATTCTTTCGTAAAAGCCCGTCAAGATTGTGTTTTGATAGTTAAAATGAATTAAATGATTTgagatatttgattaaattaataattttatatgaaaataattataatttttgtcttatttaaatttttggaatagattattagaaatataattatttatgtgtctTTTTGTATCTATTTAAATTTGTGGAAGAAATAGTTTTATGAAATGGTATTAAAATTTCTATGAtcaaaatatttagaatttaatcattgttatctctcaaaagagaacaaaaaaatagtataaaataaataaaaaaaatctataaaaaaattcaaacaaattcaaaaaaactcttatttaaaagacgtgttaaaaatataatcatttatatgtGTTCTCCTATTCGTTTAAATTTTTGGGAGAATTGTTTTACGacataaacaaaaaatttgatatatttatatatggagcataatttttgtgttttttttctcttttaaatgAATTTTTCTTCCTATGTTTATAtttcaatctttaaaataaaatttaacattacCAAAAAGACTAATAAACATTTAGTTTAATATTAAGAACAAGAAGTTATAACAAGAAGTTTTATTGATTCGaaaaagatttattatttttttgcctAATTAGGGAGTTAATCTTTTTTGTCAGTAATAATTCAACAAAAAGTTGAAACCCAATTTTTcttgaaaccaaaaaaaaaaaaatagaaataaaaaagaatgaaaaaatttgctaaatattattgaaaaaacttaactcttaaaacttttttttatcgTTGTCATTGTATAATATAATCCTGTTCGATTTATGTAAGACTATTATAGTTTGTCtggtaaaatttttaataaatcaaaatgaTTATGTATTTACATTGtcatattttaaaagttaaagtacatttttaaattaaattattattattaaaattaaaaagtctaatataattttatctattaataaatatctaattatatttatgtttatcatagtctaattaaattttaaaaattattttttattttgatttaccaaatataaatatattttagaacGTTATCCTTCAAAAACcaattttgataaattatttttaaaaaacaataGTTTTACTAAACTCACCCTATATTATCTGATAAGAGAATATTtgggattttgaaaaaaaaaaaaaaagcaaaaaagcaaaaaacaaaaacTATAATTTCACAAGAGAAAAAATTAACAAGGTCGGTTAACCCAGCACTTCATACAGGCATTTGTTTCGTTTAAGTTTGATCTTtcttttacatttatttttttgaaaactttagcCTTTCCTTATTATTTTATACTCTAAAATTGTATAGCAATGTCGTTCAACACATTTTATGAGTGACACATTCCAAATTCAACAGTAGGGGCCCAAACTTTTCATGCATAAATACCCACTAACTCTTCACCCTCTTCCCCCCAAAATTATACAACACATTAcctttgttattattgtttctcCCCAACACAAACATTATATAGACTTAATAgttaatacatacatatataacatAAATCACCTTTTTGATTCTCCTTTGTACCCAACAACTATCTTATAATCATGTGTAATCCCAAGCCATCTTCAGCATCCACATTTCTCTGTCCCACAAAAACAACCATCCTCATCACTCCCCATTCCAAAGTTGTCGATCATCTTCCAAGCAATGATCTTCATAGATGGCCAACTCCTAACGAGGtaaattaaattgaatacaaAGTTAAGAAAAACAGTAATGTAATGAACTTTAATAAgcatttatatatttttgtgtgCATCAGGCTTTAGAAGAAATCAAAGAGATAGGAAAAATATCTGGACCAACAACAATGACAGGATTACTCTTATATTCAAGAGCTATGATCTCCATGGTTTTCCTTGGATACCTTGGAGAAATGGAGCTTGCAGGAGGCTCTCTGTCCATAGGCTTCGCCAACATCACCGGCTACTCTGTCATCTCCGGCTTAGCCATGGGCATGGAACCCATTTGCGGCCAAGCCTACGGCGCCAAGCAATGGAAGATTCTCGGCTTAACGCTTCAGCGCACGGTGCTCCTCCTCCTCTCAACTTCGCTTCCAATTTCATTCATGTGGATAAACATGAACAGGATCCTCTTGTGGTTTGGTCAAGATCATGAGATTTCTTCAATGGCGCAAAGATTCATTCTTTTTTGCATACCGGATCTCTTCTTGCTCTCACTTCTTCATCCATTGAGAATCTACCTCAGGACTCAGAGCATTACAATGCCCGTTACTTATTGCTCCGCCATCAGTGTTCTTCTCCATCTTCCTCTCAACTTCCTCCTTGTCGTTCACCTCAACATGGGTATTGCAGGTGCGCTCGCTACAAAACAccataatttattgtttttgactaatatttttaattattaattcaatttttttgtcgatatttttaaatattattgactaattattgaccaaaatttatatgaataactGATATAGTGattgattttttatatatacattattaccaaaaaaaaaatttcaagtcatattaatactaataaaaagttttaatatatattttgtattttgacgtaaattttataagaataaataatttagtgGGTAATTGCAGAAAGATTAAACTTTAGAATCATACAAGAACATTGAATACTAACCAAAATTCGACAGGGGTGGCGACGGCGATGGTCTTAACGAATCTGAACCTCATTCTGTTCCTATCATCCTTCATCTACTTCTCCGGCGTGCATAGAGAGTCATGGGTGCGGCCAAGCATGGAGAGCCTAAAAGGCTGGTCTTCGCTGCTGGCGATGGCGATCCCGAGCTGCGCCTCTGTTTGCCTGGAATGGTGGTGGTACGAATTCATGATTATGCTGTGCGGCCACTTGGCTAACCCAAAAGCCACCATCGCCTCCATGGGAATCCTCATCCAAACAACATCACTCGTATATGTGTTCCCATCTTCTCTCAGCCTCGCCGTCTCCACCAGAGTTGGCAACGAGTTAGGCGCCAACCGGCCCCACAAGGCTCGCATTTGCATGTTGGTGTCCCTCTTCTGCGCCGCCGCCCTCGGCCTGGCCGCCATGGTTTTCAACTCCCTCATGAGACACCAGTGGGGAAGATTCTTCACTAATGACCCTCAGATTTTAGAGCTCACTTCCATAGTGCTGCCAATCGCGGGGCTTTGCGAACTTGGGAACTGTCCGCAGACCACTGGCTGCGGAGTTCTCAGGGGAAGCGCAAGGCCCTCAATTGGCGCAAACATTAACTTAGGATCATTTTATTTGGTCGGTATGCCTGTGGCTATTTTTTTCGGATTTGTTGCTAAAATGGGATTTGCTGGCTTGTGGCTTGGGTTACTTGCTGCGCAAGGCTCCTGTGTCGTTCTCATGATGCTTGTTCTGTATAGAACAGATTGGAATGTTGAAGTGCAAAGAGCCAAAGAACTCACAACCAAATCAGATTCAGAgtctattaataataataacaccatcaacaacaacaacaagagttGTTGTAGTGGTCATGGTGATGCTTGTCTTGAGGAGATTGTTATAACTAAAATTGATGATGATGGTGCTGATGATTTTCCAAAGATTTGTTCACTTGAAACAGATCCACTGCTCAGAACCACTACAAAACATACTGTGAATTAGTAAActagctttttttcttttttattttaattttatttgacccACATTTTTTCTGTCTTCATTTAATGAAATGTACTGTGGTTTAGAAAAAAGAATTCCctatttttcctttgttcttttctcctttattatttctctttttttttcccacattgtcctaataataataataatacaattgAGAGTGAAGGAGAGGACAAAAATGATTTGCTACCTAACTATGGTGATGTTCTTCTATAAGAGGGGAgaaaaaggattttaaaaatttcCAACCTTAAAGTGGAAAATTAATCTCATGTACCATGAGTTGTTTGTTTGCCTATAAAATTTAAGGGTTTATGTTTAAAGTTTTCAgtcatattaaattataaatattagacTAAACTACCAAAAATATTTACGATAGATTGATTTGCTGACAATAATAATTATAGAAGATCATAACAACTAAAATGTCTATAATTCTTGAGTGTCGTTTGTCAAATATGACCAAATATTAGAAAAGTTTGTTAAACTATGTGATGTGTTCATGACCATTCTAATGTggcaaaaagattttttttaggtggactattttatatttttttaaaaataatatttatttaattaattaaaagaaaattacttactctttcaaattgcaattaaatgaaGAATAAGAAGTGCACCCCCTTTTGAGTGCGAAATTCAACCATGTCCTAACAGAACAGTTTTTGACATTTTTCTTCTCTagtgtattctatttttctcTGATTTATTTCTGCAACGACATTAATCTCGAGTATTGTCTTCAAAGTGACATTGGAGAGGGAGGTCACTACTACCCTTTCTCAGACTGTGTTCAGAGGCAAGCTCTGCCACACTTGAAGGCTTTCGAGAGGTAATATCTTCATAAACAAAGTGATTCAATGACTGTAACCTTTAAGTTAGAAGAGTTCTTCAATATGAAAAAATTAGGTTAGTTGTTGTTAATAAATTTACGACAAGATTTAGTTTTGTAATAACTCCATGATAAGCTTACTTACaattatgtttaatttaattgtAGGTAAAATCACATATAAAATCTAAATTTGTTAATTGCTCAAACATATTCAAGTTATTAAGTTTACTTAAAATtatgttcaatttaattttaagttattatcACATTGGATCCATCTCCTAATGTGCCAGTTACACTACAAGTGCCGCCACTAGTTAGGATACTAACCACCATAAAAAAGACAACGAAGAGATCCGCTAAAAAGCCTCCTCCATTACAACCCACCAACATTAGGCCACCATCGAGCACTCAGACCCCTTTGTCTCGGACTCCAACTTTGAACTTCTCAGCCATCCAATGCATCTATCAGATCATATATTGTGTCTCCACATACAACGCAAGGAGTTAGTGCAGGCATAATTTTCATGTTCGCATAGGTTTATGCCAATATCAAGATCACAACTTATACCAAGGTGGCTAGTTTCTGGATTGGTTAAGTATAATTTTGGTCTCTAAGGtaggggctgaaaattttttCATCCCCGGCCTTTTTTGCCTACAAAATGGTCCCTAAAATTTAACTTAGTTTCAAAATCGTCCTTCGGACGAAAATACCCTCCCCTTCTTCTCCAAAATCAACAGAAACATAACTAGAAGCTGAAGCGAACCCAAAAGTtgaagcagaagcagaaacagAAGAAACACCAATGAAACAACAACAACCAGaagcacaacaacaacaacaataatggataatggaataaaaaaaataacaacaacaacaaaagcaactagaagaagaagaacaacaacaataatgaataatgaaaatattaagaagaaacataaaaaaatcatcatcatcatcgtcaagaACCCAGAAAACAAGAACTCAGATgtagaactcagaactcagatttCACACacgaccaccaccacctcctcttCGATGACGACGAACACGAGGACGCGGGCTAGACGAAGGCGAGAGCCAAACGAGGGAATAAAAGGCCgaggacgaaaaaaattttcaacccctatcttagggaccaaaatcgtacttaaccctttcTGAATTCAAACCACTCGGAACATTTACTACTGTGCAAGGCACAGCCAATAGGTTATCTAGTAGGAGCAGCAActcaaaatcaaactaaaatgaGCATTAATAGTCATTATCATGTTTTTTTTATTCCATATTTCTATAATTTACCTGAATACTTTACTAATTAGTATTAGGTATGTTTAACTATTTTTCTTTTAGATAATCATGTCATTTTGGTATGCTACATATACTATTTAAACTCCTATTGACGTAGCTTCTAAAAACTTTATGAATGCTTATGGTTGTTTTCATTATTTGGTAAATTTTTATGAATGCTTATGTAGATTTTTTAATACATATTATATTCTGACATTGATGTTCTCATGATTAACATTACTTTATGTTTAATGAAtgttgtcaaaaaaaaaaaaaaacagttggTGGAATACAAATGCAATAAAAAGCAAATAATTCAttccatttaaacataaattacaTTGTTTTTCACTAGTAAAAAATTCTTAGATCCTACACCCAAACTATTTTCTATGTATAAACTTTGCACTCAAACTTTTCAATCACTTCTAATCAAAGACCTTGTTAACCCTTGCCATCCCTATCAATTTTATCAACCCAAACAAAGTAATTGTAATCTCgactctacaaaaaaaaaaaaaaaatcagagatgCAGAGAACTTTACACTTGTCTAATTGTCATAAATAATGTTTCATACCTTTCAAAAGGGGCAGCGAATGAACCATCTTCCAAGATTAGCAATCGTCAAAAATTTCAACAAGACAACATACTCATCACAATGACATCTTCCAAccagaatttttttcttctttatcttttgATGTGAAGCTCCTGAAAAGCTACTGCTTTCGCTTGTAATTACTTTTTTTCTTTGACAATGCTCAATTTCTTTCAAGTATATTCTTGTGGAGTAGCTCGGAATGATAGATGGTTGTACTCCGTTATGATTTCATTCTGTGAAGATTGGGTTCCAACGAAGAATGAAAAATTAGGGTTCATATTGTCTCTAAATGGTGCTTAGCAACACGTGTCATTCTGAAAGAAAACTGACCATATAAGCTACTCTGTTAAGACTACATCATGTTTAGTTAATTTTGTACTGAGATTAAACTTTTATGAATATATTGAGTTATGATCTTTTATGATTATTCTTGTTAACgaatcaatttttatataaatattgttaatagtttagtctaaatattatatttttgttttagtttcgtattcttaatcaataaaaaagttaataatttaaattttaaaacactaaaataactTGAAATTTACTAACTAAAAATTTGTCCGACAAACATTTATTGACGCTTTGATcttcaataaaattaattaccGACGCTTTTACTATCAGGAAAACCATCGGCAATATCGAATTTTAGTGCTTGTAAATAAATTGTGTGTTTATGAGCAtcttattcttcttattctcCATTCATTCCATTTTGTTACAGAAAAGCCAATGAaactatataatatttattatctaaGTCATGCATGGAAAgggaaaaagaaggaaagaaaactcCTCCTCATTCCTAAATCCTAACTTCACATAATCATTGGATGGAAAACGTTATACATTATCTAAttatagtttttccttgtttcacATAGCGCTCGCACATGCACATGCACATGCATATGCAGTAGCAGAGTGGAGAAGAGTGTAATAATGGCAATGGCATTGGGTACAAAGCCAAAGTTGATTGGTACAATGAGTAATAGACgactttgatattttattaaaaaaaaggtaaactacttatcttttataataaaagaattaaatataataaacattttcaataaatagaaaaaaaattcatcCACCAAATCTACCAGTCACatatttttgtaaatttattcatattattttatatatttttattaaaacaatCAGCTATCAGAATATTCAaacattttacaataaaaaattaattttttatagcaatatcttcaaattttttcataaataccaaATATATATTCATGTATATTGACTCACTGTTATGTGACATTTTGTATTCATACAGTATAGTTATCTCTATAAATACTtaaagaataaatatattttctaatataGTAAGATCACAAGATATTTTTTACGAAAATAAAACtgcatttagatttttttataagaaatttttaaatttttg is a window from the Arachis hypogaea cultivar Tifrunner chromosome 17, arahy.Tifrunner.gnm2.J5K5, whole genome shotgun sequence genome containing:
- the LOC112766853 gene encoding protein DETOXIFICATION 48; protein product: MCNPKPSSASTFLCPTKTTILITPHSKVVDHLPSNDLHRWPTPNEALEEIKEIGKISGPTTMTGLLLYSRAMISMVFLGYLGEMELAGGSLSIGFANITGYSVISGLAMGMEPICGQAYGAKQWKILGLTLQRTVLLLLSTSLPISFMWINMNRILLWFGQDHEISSMAQRFILFCIPDLFLLSLLHPLRIYLRTQSITMPVTYCSAISVLLHLPLNFLLVVHLNMGIAGVATAMVLTNLNLILFLSSFIYFSGVHRESWVRPSMESLKGWSSLLAMAIPSCASVCLEWWWYEFMIMLCGHLANPKATIASMGILIQTTSLVYVFPSSLSLAVSTRVGNELGANRPHKARICMLVSLFCAAALGLAAMVFNSLMRHQWGRFFTNDPQILELTSIVLPIAGLCELGNCPQTTGCGVLRGSARPSIGANINLGSFYLVGMPVAIFFGFVAKMGFAGLWLGLLAAQGSCVVLMMLVLYRTDWNVEVQRAKELTTKSDSESINNNNTINNNNKSCCSGHGDACLEEIVITKIDDDGADDFPKICSLETDPLLRTTTKHTVN